One segment of Anopheles stephensi strain Indian chromosome 3, UCI_ANSTEP_V1.0, whole genome shotgun sequence DNA contains the following:
- the LOC118512038 gene encoding trans-1,2-dihydrobenzene-1,2-diol dehydrogenase-like, with protein sequence MAPLRWGIASAGKISHDFANAVGTLPATDHRVVAVAARKLADAEKFAALHGIGTAHEGYDALAKNPDVDVVYIGAVNNAHYELVLLMLEHGKHVLCEKPLCLNEGQSKRLVKRAAEQKLFLMEAIWSRFFPFYRQLRERIDRGDLGKIEEVEVEFGFVLSDIDRLRLKSLGGGTVLDLGVYTIQVCLWAFGGTAPEKVVASGVTNDEGVDVEVTAELHFPGGGVGRMKTSALHQLKNTAVVRGSKGNITLHDFWCPLKLTDLDGTIQEDKLPVARHPFNFMNSSGLRYEAEEVRQCITAGRLQSTSVTHIDSLRIAHIQDEIRKQVGVVFPEDAQFAL encoded by the exons ATGGCTCCACTACGATGGGGAATTGCAAGTGCTGGCAAGATTTCGCACGATTTCGcgaacgccgtcggaacgctgCCGGCAACGGACCATCGAGTAGTGGCTGTGGCTGCCCGAAAGTTGGCGGATGCTGAAAAATTTGCTGCCCTGCACGGCATAGGAACGGCACACGAAGGATACGACGCGTTGGCTAAAAATCCGGACGTTG ATGTCGTTTACATTGGGGCGGTTAATAACGCACACTacgagctggtgctgctgatgctggagCACGGAAAACATGTGCTGTGCGAGAAGCCGCTCTGCCTGAACGAAGGCCAATCGAAGCGACTCGTCAAGCGAGCGGCCGAGCAGAAGCTCTTCCTGATGGAAGCTATCTGGTCGCGGTTTTTCCCGTTTTATCGCCAGCTCCGGGAGCGTATTGACCGTGGAGATCTAGGTAAGATTGAAGAGGTGGAAGTAGAGTTCGGATTTGTGCTATCCGACATCGATCGCTTGCGGCTCAAAAGTCTCGGAGGAGGTACCGTGCTGGATCTGGGTGTCTACACGATCCAGGTTTGTTTGTGGGCGTTCGGTGGTACGGCCCCAGAAAAAGTGGTGGCATCTGGTGTGACGAACGATGAGGGTGTTGATGTGGAGGTTACGGCTGAATTGCACTTTCCTGGCGGCGGTGTTGGACGTATGAAAACGAGCGCTTTGCATCAGTTGAAGAATACTGCGGTAGTGCGAGGAAGCAAGGGCAATATAACA TTACATGACTTCTGGTGTCCGTTGAAGCTTACCGATTTGGACGGTACAATACAAGAAGACAAGTTACCAGTCGCTCGTCATCCGTTCAACTTCATGAACAGTTCCGGATTAAGATACGAAGCGGAGGAGGTACGGCAATGCATTACAGCCGGTCGATTGCAATCGACGTCTGTGACACATATTGACAGCTTGCGCATCGCACACATTCAGGATGAAATTCGGAAGCAGGTAGGCGTTGTCTTCCCGGAAGATGCCCAATTTGCCTTGTGA
- the LOC118512037 gene encoding retinal dehydrogenase 2-like, which yields MANPNQEIKYTKIFINNQFVDAVSGKTFPTVNPSTGKKLADIAEGDKADVELAVKAAKAAFVRTSTWRQMDASARGALLWKLTTLMERDANEIASLESLDNGKPFPNAMYDVQGSIKTLRYYAGLADKVGGDTIPSDGPHFTYTRKEPVGVVGQIIPWNYPLAMLSWKWGPALAAGCTIVMKPAEQTPLTALYMAALSKEAGFPDGVINVVPGYGPTAGGAISSHPDIRKVAFTGSVEVGKIIMAAAASSNLKKVSLELGGKSPLVICEDADVDTAAMIAYMAVFENQGQCCIAATRTFVHESIYDQFVQKAGELAKARKVGNPFTEGTVHGPQIDDTQYKKILGYIEVGQKEGAKLVTGGKTVGSEGYFIEPTIFANVTDDMTIAKEEIFGPVQSIIKYRTLEEAIERANNTSFGLAAGIVTNDINKALTFSHAVEAGSVWVNTYLAVVSQAPFGGYKQSGIGRELGKDSLEGYLETKSVSIRLPAKI from the exons ATGGCGAATCCGAATCAGGAAATTAAGTACACTAAG ATCTTTATCAACAACCAGTTTGTGGATGCGGTCAGTGGAAAGACCTTTCCCACGGTAAACCCATCAACTGGCAAGAAGCTGGCTGATATTGCCGAAGGGGATAAGGCCGATGTTGAGCTGGCAGTGAAGGCGGCGAAGGCTGCCTTCGTACGCACATCTACCTGGCGTCAGATGGATGCTTCTGCTAGGGGTGCGCTGCTGTGGAAACTGACCACCCTGATGGAGCGGGATGCGAATGAGATCGCCTCGCTCGAGTCGCTGGACAATGGCAAACCCTTCCCGAATGCGATGTACGATGTGCAAGGTTCGATTAAGACGCTGCGGTATTACGCTGGACTGGCCGACAAGGTCGGCGGTGATACGATCCCTTCGGATGGACCTCACTTTACCTACACACGCAAGGAGCCTGTGGGCGTGGTTGGACAGATTATCCCGTGGAACTACCCGCTGGCAATGTTGTCGTGGAAGTGGGGTCCAGCCCTCGCTGCTGGCTGCACGATCGTAATGAAACCAGCGGAACAGACGCCGCTTACTGCTCTGTACATGGCGGCTCTGTCCAAGGAAGCTGGCTTCCCCGACGGTGTCATCAATGTAGTGCCCGGCTACGGTCCAACGGCCGGTGGAGCTATTAGCTCACATCCGGACATTCGTAAGGTGGCGTTTACTGGCTCGGTTGAAGTGGGCAAGATCATTATGGCGGCAGCTGCCAGCAGCAACCTGAAGAAGGTGTCTCTCGAACTGGGTGGCAAGAGCCCGCTCGTAATTTGCGAGGATGCAGACG TTGACACAGCTGCGATGATCGCCTATATGGCAGTGTTCGAGAACCAGGGCCAGTGCTGTATCGCAGCCACGCGTACTTTCGTGCACGAAAGCATCTACGATCAGTTTGTGCAGAAAGCCGGTGAACTGGCTAAGGCGCGCAAGGTTGGCAACCCGTTCACTGAGGGAACCGTTCATGGGCCACAGATCGATGACACACAGTACAAAAAGATCCTCGGCTACATCGAGGTCGGCCAAAAGGAGGGTGCCAAATTGGTAACCGGTGGCAAGACTGTCGGCAGCGAGGGATACTTCATCGAACCAACGATTTTCGCTAACGTAACCGATGATATGACCATCGCTAAGGAGGAAATCTTCGGCCCGGTGCAGAGCATCATCAAGTACCGAACGCTGGAAGAAGCGATCGAACGAGCCAATAACACCTCGTTCGGCCTGGCGGCTGGTATCGTCACGAATGACATTAACAAAGCCCTTACCTTCAGCCACGCAGTGGAAGCTGGTTCCGTTTGGGTAAACACCTACTTGGCCGTGGTAAGCCAGGCTCCATTCGGTGGCTACAAGCAGTCGGGTATTGGTCGCGAGCTGGGCAAAGACTCGCTGGAAGGTTACCTAGAGACAAAATCCGTCTCCATCCGTCTGCCAGCCAAAATTTAA